The following DNA comes from Alnus glutinosa chromosome 6, dhAlnGlut1.1, whole genome shotgun sequence.
TTATTCTATAAACTTGCCTGCCGGGGAAAGCTCAATGCAGGGTAGCTAGCAGTGTCATCAAGATCTGAATGCCGTCGGTTTCTGCCATGTTCTTtggccttctttttctttttgcttttgccGGCAACCTCGGAGCgcgaagaagaataaaaatgacACCCATTGTCATGAAAGCACTCCTCGTCATCTTCGTGGTAATGTGAAGGCCCAGAAGAAGCATCAGAGACCAACGATAAGTCCTCTGCTTTCTCCTCCACTCTTGCTTCTTTTCCTCCATATTCATGAGTTTCACCAACTCTGCTGAATTGATTTTCTGAAAGAGAGGATTGGTCCAAGTACCGAGTCCAGCCAGATTCACACCCACTACTCCATTGAGAAGGTGACATATCCATTAATTCTCTCAGTTTCTCAGCCTTCTTATGACAAAAGATATATGAGGAACTATGAGCTTATAAgtgagcctctctctctctctctgatctctcccTGTATCTTTGGTGCTGTTCTCTATTTAAGCAGAAAAGGAGGACAGAGGCAGAAGAAACCAAGCGGATCACACTCAAATCCTAGACTGTGTTTGTCCTATGCTCTATCCTTTCGCCTTCTTATTTTTATCTGTATGTGCATGAATCGAAATGGCCAGTTGGCTAGGTCGGTAGGTGTGTGCGTTTGCGTTTGTGtgtgttgagagagagagagagagagagagagagattagataGTGGTGATGATAAGGGAAGATGTCATTCTTCACGTACAAATGTAATAATACTCAGCTTCTGTACTGCAATTTTTGCTCTTCTTTCGATAAAAATGTAGAAGTATATCAGTGACGAGACGattatataattgaaatatCGTGTCAGTAAAAATTCTTAAGAGATGAATTTTACTGACGCATCGTCAAGTTATTTAGCAGTTATATGATTCATTAGTCATACAACTATCACATAGTGAAAActagtgtttttttaataaattttaatcaaataattaatttttactgttataTGGTTGAGTTGTATAATAATTTACTAATTAAAATTATCCAATTTACAGGACATAATACATATGCCATTTGTACTTATTTTTTCTGCTGTTGTCAGAAGTACTCTATAATGGACAACACAATTACACAAGAAGGCATGCCCTCCCTAATAGGCTTATAGCCTCATGCCTAATGAAAATTGAATTCATCTCATGCAATTTTTAGCCGGCTGTAAAAAGTTGAAGATTGACAGATTTATGCATAGCCGTTTGtaattcccttttctttttactaATCAGTAAATATATCTTGTCCCTTTGTTTGGTTTTGCAGGGATCTAATGCAAGTTTCAATTTATGGATGTCATCATGTTACTACACTTTGTGTATGCCATCCGCGATAGATTATTTATAAAGTGCAGTTtcacttaataaaaaattaatatgaaatttAACATTCATGCATGCAGCATTTTTATAATCTATATATTCATTCAATGTGTGCAATTCACCTACCTAATATGTAACTAATTAGCTTTGTTGGATATTACAATTTTTCCCACTAAAATTTCTAACGAGGCCGCATGGTGTAATTGATGTGTTTGGAAACCGAGTAGGATTAGGATTTTACTCGGGTTTTTTTCAAAACCTGCCCACCCGGTTTTAACCCGTACTCAACCCTAATTCATGCCCGAATTCAAAGTCAATTTAGGAGGAAAACGGCTGACACATATTTGGGACCCACGCGTGAGAAAAATGGTCtccaaaagaatcaaaagaacgcgtgggtcccacttttaaataatttaaataataataatttaaatcaaataataatttttaataattaataatttttatttcaattattatttcacactaTTTTTCACAACACCAATCATTATCAAACCTCCGATAAtttcttactattaaaaaacaatatttttcaatcttaaaAATCCAACACCtaaacacaaatacaaaaaagaatataaattctACTCAtcatccaaacacaatttttttaccTCGAAATctgcaaacagaataagaattcaattctgatttcaaaaattcaacatccaaatgGACCATGTTattctaatattattttttgtgacTCCCGGAAgcattaactatatatatatatatatatatatgcattatcACTACAAAAAGACTAGTTAAATTACAATTGAAGCATTCTGAAATCTCTTATAAATGTCAATATCACCTAGTAAGAAACCAATATGATACTTCATTTGTGTCCATGCAACACCATTATAACCCACCACTCAATGTAGGCAATCCACCTACCCAATGTAGAACTTAATTATATGTTCATATTAATATAAGCAATTGCCACATATTTCACCATGCATGTTTTGACCAATGACTtgataatttcaatttttccacAGTCGATCCCACCATATAACAACTTCACTAATTAAAAGCCACACAAGCTTTACCATGCATTCCTTAGCGGCCTTCCTTGAAAAATTTCTCCACCTCAGAGATCTAGTCAAGGAAGTCTTCAATAAACATATTCTCATTAAAATTGATGATAAGATATATCATGAATTCAACTGATACTCTTTGTAGCCTCTACTCGCACCGTCGTCCAAATGAAGGATAATTATAATAACTATAGCCCAAAAAATGCCTTTGAATAGGTTACAACTCAAAGCCCaatacttaattaaaagaatatttgaaATACAGAGAGTTTTTTCCACACTATTCAGCAGTACGTATATATGCCCTAAGcacacactatatatatatatacaacatcTACTGGACAGTGACTTGATCTATATATGAATTTATGACTGTTATATGGATGAAGAAGAGGATAACAAGCATACCATGCCCCAAACCGGTTTTAACATGCCTAGGTTTTAATCACATGATTAGGGTTTCACGTGTAAGATTAGGACTTTCAGTGTATTGTGTGTCTAATAATATTAGAGTATGATTTGCAGTGACGTACAGATTATATGATGTCCGAAAATGTGGATGAGCGATCATTTATTCTTGTcaaacaaaaaatcattttagGAGGTGATACACGTTATACCAcgattttcaattaaaaaagaaatttcaagAAATGGAGGATAATGCTTACGAAATGGATAAACTCTTTACAAATGTGATATTTTCCGTTATAAATGATGAAATGTTTCTGACATAATGATGACTCAA
Coding sequences within:
- the LOC133872061 gene encoding protein SOB FIVE-LIKE 5-like, whose protein sequence is MDMSPSQWSSGCESGWTRYLDQSSLSENQFSRVGETHEYGGKEARVEEKAEDLSLVSDASSGPSHYHEDDEECFHDNGCHFYSSSRSEVAGKSKKKKKAKEHGRNRRHSDLDDTASYPALSFPRQADTTLYRNQDSMENLLNFSQGFSATHFEGKPAFQKHFSFFESSYAEKPASEEAGGFHGRNWK